One window from the genome of Dolosigranulum savutiense encodes:
- a CDS encoding FMN-binding protein, with translation MRQMFNKKKLDHIWYPILIVVAAIALTFVGYHAGGAGIQEDESAKNVAETTEENTAIDHVEPGTYEVTGKGYNGDIVLSVTFKDNKITAIDIIEQDETPDIAGDALEGLPNDIIEANSTDIDAYSGATNTSNGIKEAVKKAIQEASGGSTVKDTPNDDTDADSNASEDWEEE, from the coding sequence ATGAGGCAAATGTTTAATAAGAAAAAACTTGATCATATTTGGTATCCTATCTTGATTGTAGTAGCAGCTATTGCACTTACATTTGTTGGCTATCATGCGGGTGGGGCTGGTATACAGGAAGATGAATCTGCAAAAAACGTTGCAGAAACAACTGAAGAAAATACTGCGATTGATCATGTAGAACCTGGTACGTATGAAGTGACTGGAAAAGGATATAATGGAGACATTGTTCTTTCTGTCACATTTAAAGACAATAAAATTACAGCCATTGATATTATAGAACAAGATGAAACACCAGATATTGCAGGAGATGCCTTAGAAGGCTTACCTAACGATATTATCGAAGCCAACTCTACTGATATCGATGCTTATTCTGGAGCAACCAATACATCAAATGGTATAAAAGAAGCCGTTAAAAAAGCTATACAAGAAGCTAGCGGTGGATCAACTGTAAAGGATACCCCCAATGACGATACAGATGCTGATTCAAACGCATCTGAAGACTGGGAAGAAGAATAA